In Carya illinoinensis cultivar Pawnee chromosome 6, C.illinoinensisPawnee_v1, whole genome shotgun sequence, a single genomic region encodes these proteins:
- the LOC122314331 gene encoding probable hexosyltransferase MUCI70 isoform X2, translating to MMAFYRHSSDMLTERRGILGMIFKSLDQSEHGFRVVRRGRRLCRITRQRLSRWVFVLALLFLIYFVVSGVQMLFHDSPCEVGLVKSVDNLVEPKDLMKFTQFSLEYIEKEEILPDNYFEPRFGGHQTLPEREKSFYARNQTLHCGFVNGPPGYSSIGFDLNEKDKAYMYTCKVVVSSCIFGSSDFLRRPTRRLISEYSKKNVCFVMFVDEQTLLKLSLEGNTPDDDGYVGLWKIIVVRNLPYKDMRKTGKVPKFLPHRLFPSSRYSIWLDSKMRLQSDPMLIIEYFLWRTKSEYAISNHYDRHCVWEEVLQNKRLNKYNHTAIDEQFTFYQSDGLTKFDPSDPNTPLPSFVPEGSFIVRAHTPMSNLFSCLWFNEVNRFTSRDQLSFAYTYLKLRRMNPTRPFYLNMFKDCERRALTKLFRHRAVPSPPLASLVN from the exons ATGATGGCCTTTTATAGGCACAGTAGCGACATGTTAACGGAGAGAAGAGGTATACTTGGCATGATTTTTAAGTCTCTTGATCAAAGTGAGCATGGTTTTCGGGTTGTTCGTAGAGGAAGAAGGCTTTGTCGGATAACTAGACAAAGACTCTCGCGCTGGGTCTTTGTGCTTGCATTGCTCTTCCTAATTTATTTTGTCGTTTCTGGCGTACAAATGCTATTTCATG ATTCTCCTTGCGAAGTTGGGCTTGTCAAATCCGTGGATAatcttgttgaacccaaggaTCTTATGAAATTCACCCAGTTTTCACTAGAGTACATTGAAAAAGAGGAAATATTACCCGATAATTATTTTGAACCTAGATTTGGAGGACATCAGACTCTCCCAGAAAGAGAGAAATCCTTCTATGCTAGAAATCAGACACTTCATTGTGGTTTCGTAAATGGACCACCTGGATATTCGAGCATAGGATTTGATTTAAATGAGAAAGACAAGGCATACATGTATACATGTAAGGTTGTAGTATCTTCTTGCATTTTTGGGAGCTCCGACTTTTTGAGGAGGCCCACACGCAGACTG ATCAGTGAATATTCCAAGAAAAATGTTTGTTTTGTTATGTTTGTCGATGAGCAAACATTATTAAAACTGTCATTAGAAGGTAATACTCCTGATGATGACGGATATGTCGGCTTATGGAAAATCATTGTTGTGAGGAACTTGCCATATAAGGACATGCGTAAAACTGGAAAGGTGCCAAAGTTTTTGCCACATCGCCTCTTCCCTTCATCTAG GTACTCGATTTGGCTTGACAGCAAGATGCGACTTCAGAGTGATCCCATGTTGATTATTGAGTACTTTTTGTGGCGAACAAAATCAGAATATGCCATTTCAAATCATTATGATCGCCACTGTGTCTGGGAGGAGGTACTCCAAAATAAGCGTCTAAATAAGTACAATCACACGGCCATTGATGAACAGTTTACTTTTTATCAGTCTGATGGTCTCACCAAGTTTGATCCTTCAGACCCAAATACTCCTCTTCCAAGTT TTGTTCCTGAAGGTTCCTTTATAGTACGGGCACATACACCAATGTCAAATTTGTTTTCTTGTCTTTGGTTCAATGAAGTCAACCGATTCACCTCACGTGATCAGCTAAGCTTTGCATATACTTATTTGAAACTGAGAAGAATGAATCCCACAAGACCATTTTACTTAAATATGTTTAAG GACTGTGAGCGCAGAGCTCTCACAAAGCTATTTCGGCACAGGGCTGTGCCATCTCCTCCACTTGCTTCTTTGGTCAATTGA
- the LOC122314331 gene encoding probable hexosyltransferase MUCI70 isoform X1: MMAFYRHSSDMLTERRGILGMIFKSLDQSEHGFRVVRRGRRLCRITRQRLSRWVFVLALLFLIYFVVSGVQMLFHDNLEDSISLSQEVQEQLLGYNAPKPPKSKNRRQHSPCEVGLVKSVDNLVEPKDLMKFTQFSLEYIEKEEILPDNYFEPRFGGHQTLPEREKSFYARNQTLHCGFVNGPPGYSSIGFDLNEKDKAYMYTCKVVVSSCIFGSSDFLRRPTRRLISEYSKKNVCFVMFVDEQTLLKLSLEGNTPDDDGYVGLWKIIVVRNLPYKDMRKTGKVPKFLPHRLFPSSRYSIWLDSKMRLQSDPMLIIEYFLWRTKSEYAISNHYDRHCVWEEVLQNKRLNKYNHTAIDEQFTFYQSDGLTKFDPSDPNTPLPSFVPEGSFIVRAHTPMSNLFSCLWFNEVNRFTSRDQLSFAYTYLKLRRMNPTRPFYLNMFKDCERRALTKLFRHRAVPSPPLASLVN, encoded by the exons ATGATGGCCTTTTATAGGCACAGTAGCGACATGTTAACGGAGAGAAGAGGTATACTTGGCATGATTTTTAAGTCTCTTGATCAAAGTGAGCATGGTTTTCGGGTTGTTCGTAGAGGAAGAAGGCTTTGTCGGATAACTAGACAAAGACTCTCGCGCTGGGTCTTTGTGCTTGCATTGCTCTTCCTAATTTATTTTGTCGTTTCTGGCGTACAAATGCTATTTCATG ATAATTTGGAAGATAGCATTTCATTGTCACAAGAAGTACAAGAACAACTTTTAGGGTATAATGCTCCAAAACCTCCGAAAAGCAAGAATCGTAGGCAGC ATTCTCCTTGCGAAGTTGGGCTTGTCAAATCCGTGGATAatcttgttgaacccaaggaTCTTATGAAATTCACCCAGTTTTCACTAGAGTACATTGAAAAAGAGGAAATATTACCCGATAATTATTTTGAACCTAGATTTGGAGGACATCAGACTCTCCCAGAAAGAGAGAAATCCTTCTATGCTAGAAATCAGACACTTCATTGTGGTTTCGTAAATGGACCACCTGGATATTCGAGCATAGGATTTGATTTAAATGAGAAAGACAAGGCATACATGTATACATGTAAGGTTGTAGTATCTTCTTGCATTTTTGGGAGCTCCGACTTTTTGAGGAGGCCCACACGCAGACTG ATCAGTGAATATTCCAAGAAAAATGTTTGTTTTGTTATGTTTGTCGATGAGCAAACATTATTAAAACTGTCATTAGAAGGTAATACTCCTGATGATGACGGATATGTCGGCTTATGGAAAATCATTGTTGTGAGGAACTTGCCATATAAGGACATGCGTAAAACTGGAAAGGTGCCAAAGTTTTTGCCACATCGCCTCTTCCCTTCATCTAG GTACTCGATTTGGCTTGACAGCAAGATGCGACTTCAGAGTGATCCCATGTTGATTATTGAGTACTTTTTGTGGCGAACAAAATCAGAATATGCCATTTCAAATCATTATGATCGCCACTGTGTCTGGGAGGAGGTACTCCAAAATAAGCGTCTAAATAAGTACAATCACACGGCCATTGATGAACAGTTTACTTTTTATCAGTCTGATGGTCTCACCAAGTTTGATCCTTCAGACCCAAATACTCCTCTTCCAAGTT TTGTTCCTGAAGGTTCCTTTATAGTACGGGCACATACACCAATGTCAAATTTGTTTTCTTGTCTTTGGTTCAATGAAGTCAACCGATTCACCTCACGTGATCAGCTAAGCTTTGCATATACTTATTTGAAACTGAGAAGAATGAATCCCACAAGACCATTTTACTTAAATATGTTTAAG GACTGTGAGCGCAGAGCTCTCACAAAGCTATTTCGGCACAGGGCTGTGCCATCTCCTCCACTTGCTTCTTTGGTCAATTGA